The proteins below come from a single Seriola aureovittata isolate HTS-2021-v1 ecotype China chromosome 23, ASM2101889v1, whole genome shotgun sequence genomic window:
- the LOC130164528 gene encoding uncharacterized protein LOC130164528 isoform X2: protein MGRHVPPEQEKMICCILLLLTLTSCVCGTFVVNVTQSSYQAEENHNITLEWSFTTKPHTPPDFLYILCEKFTDDLKASKVLFHLHEGVEVPESQNKQFSGRVQCEKDVLREGRIRLHVSRLRTEDSGLYLCEVNADYLANFGKCRLSVSAVDQPETQRQTERPEPESRGRIGLYAGLGLTAAAVVVVLAAAAATTLLVKLCSTSSHCATKTTDNTVNPYSRTEKLRLSESKVALSLLPLTPSVLKARFPCTSSRTCDLSCPSLSSCKRREVTIS, encoded by the exons ATGGGACGTCATGTTCCTCCAGAGCA ggagaagatgatctgctgcatcctgctgctcctcacactgacctcctgtgtctgtg gaacatttgtagtgaatgtgacacagagCTCCTATCAGGCAGAGGagaaccacaacatcacacTGGAGTGGAGCTTCACAACCAAACCTCACACTCCACCTGACTTCCTTTATATTCTATGTGAGAAGTTTACTGATGATCTCAAAGCCTCAAAAGTCCTGTTTCATCTACATGAGGGTGTTGAGGTCCCAGAGTCTCAGAATAAACAGTTTTCAGGACGAGTCCAGTGTGAAAAAGACGTCCTCAGAGAAGGACGAATCAGACTTCATGTGTccagactgaggactgaggactcaGGACTGTACCTGTGTGAAGTCAACGCAGATTATTTAGCAAACTTTGGCAAATGTCGACTCAGCGTCTCTG CTGTTGATCAGCCTGAAACTCAGAGACAAACTgagagaccagaaccagagagtCGGGGAAGGATCGGTCTCTACGCTGGACtgggactgacagcagcagcagtggtagtagtattagcagcagcagcagcaacaactctACTGGTCAAACTCTGCTCTACCTCAAGCCATTGTGCCACTAAAACTACCGATAACACAGTAAACCCTTATTCCAGGACAGAAAAGCTCCGTTTGTCGGAAAGCAAAGTTGCTCTGTCTCTACTTCCTTTGACCCCGTCGGTCCTCAAGGCTCGTTTTCCCTGCACATCCAGTCGGACCTGTGACCTTTCATGTCCCTCACTGTCTTCATGCAAACGGAGGGAGGTGACCATCTCCTGA
- the LOC130164528 gene encoding uncharacterized protein LOC130164528 isoform X1, which yields MGRHVPPEQEKMICCILLLLTLTSCVCGTFVVNVTQSSYQAEENHNITLEWSFTTKPHTPPDFLYILCEKFTDDLKASKVLFHLHEGVEVPESQNKQFSGRVQCEKDVLREGRIRLHVSRLRTEDSGLYLCEVNADYLANFGKCRLSVSAAVDQPETQRQTERPEPESRGRIGLYAGLGLTAAAVVVVLAAAAATTLLVKLCSTSSHCATKTTDNTVNPYSRTEKLRLSESKVALSLLPLTPSVLKARFPCTSSRTCDLSCPSLSSCKRREVTIS from the exons ATGGGACGTCATGTTCCTCCAGAGCA ggagaagatgatctgctgcatcctgctgctcctcacactgacctcctgtgtctgtg gaacatttgtagtgaatgtgacacagagCTCCTATCAGGCAGAGGagaaccacaacatcacacTGGAGTGGAGCTTCACAACCAAACCTCACACTCCACCTGACTTCCTTTATATTCTATGTGAGAAGTTTACTGATGATCTCAAAGCCTCAAAAGTCCTGTTTCATCTACATGAGGGTGTTGAGGTCCCAGAGTCTCAGAATAAACAGTTTTCAGGACGAGTCCAGTGTGAAAAAGACGTCCTCAGAGAAGGACGAATCAGACTTCATGTGTccagactgaggactgaggactcaGGACTGTACCTGTGTGAAGTCAACGCAGATTATTTAGCAAACTTTGGCAAATGTCGACTCAGCGTCTCTG CAGCTGTTGATCAGCCTGAAACTCAGAGACAAACTgagagaccagaaccagagagtCGGGGAAGGATCGGTCTCTACGCTGGACtgggactgacagcagcagcagtggtagtagtattagcagcagcagcagcaacaactctACTGGTCAAACTCTGCTCTACCTCAAGCCATTGTGCCACTAAAACTACCGATAACACAGTAAACCCTTATTCCAGGACAGAAAAGCTCCGTTTGTCGGAAAGCAAAGTTGCTCTGTCTCTACTTCCTTTGACCCCGTCGGTCCTCAAGGCTCGTTTTCCCTGCACATCCAGTCGGACCTGTGACCTTTCATGTCCCTCACTGTCTTCATGCAAACGGAGGGAGGTGACCATCTCCTGA